Proteins co-encoded in one Nitrospirota bacterium genomic window:
- a CDS encoding glutamine--tRNA ligase/YqeY domain fusion protein: MSEPSSASNFIREIVAADHAAGKHGGRVVTRFPPEPNGYIHIGHAKSICLNFGLANGTPGGICHLRFDDTNPTTEDPEYVQAIQEDVRWLGFDWQGKMFFASDYFERLHEFAVHLIRKGLAYVDTLTADEMRAYRGTLTERGKNSPSRSRSIDDNLDLFRRMRAGEFADGTHTLRAKIDMASPNINLRDPVLYRIKHATHYRTGSAWCLYPSYDYAHPLSDALEGITHSICTLEFEDHRPLYDWVVEQADAPHRPQQIEFARLNLTYTVMSKRRLLELVSKKLVTGWDDPRLPTIKGLRRRGYTPEAIRAFCEHIGVAKREATVEMQLLEHFIREDLNKRAPRVMAVLRPLKVILDNYPEGQSEELGAINNPEDPAAGSRQVPFSRVLYIEQDDFREDPPKQFFRLAPGREVRLRYAYIIKCVGVTKDSQTGEITALHCTYDPTTMSGASQEQRKVKATIHWVSADHAVKAEVRLYNPLLTTDLAKVPQDQDWTTYLNPTSLERITGCLVEPSLQQTAPGARYQFERLGYFCTDQDSTAEALVFNRTVPLKDAWAKIEKAQPSK; the protein is encoded by the coding sequence ATGTCTGAACCGTCCAGTGCGTCAAATTTCATTCGCGAGATCGTGGCTGCCGACCACGCAGCCGGCAAACATGGCGGCCGAGTCGTCACACGCTTCCCGCCCGAACCTAACGGCTATATCCATATCGGCCATGCGAAATCCATCTGTCTAAACTTCGGCCTGGCGAACGGCACTCCGGGCGGCATCTGCCACCTGCGATTCGACGATACCAACCCGACCACCGAAGACCCTGAATATGTCCAGGCCATTCAGGAGGACGTCCGCTGGCTGGGATTCGACTGGCAGGGGAAGATGTTTTTCGCCTCGGATTATTTCGAGCGGCTCCACGAATTTGCGGTGCACCTGATCCGGAAGGGTCTCGCCTATGTCGACACCTTGACGGCGGACGAGATGCGGGCCTACCGCGGCACCCTCACGGAGCGGGGGAAGAACAGCCCCTCGCGCAGCCGCTCCATCGACGACAACCTGGACCTCTTCCGACGCATGAGGGCCGGCGAATTCGCCGACGGCACCCACACCCTCCGAGCCAAGATCGACATGGCCTCGCCCAATATCAACCTGCGCGACCCGGTCCTCTACCGCATCAAACATGCGACCCATTATCGAACCGGCAGCGCCTGGTGCCTCTATCCGTCCTACGACTATGCGCATCCCCTCTCGGACGCGCTTGAGGGCATCACGCACTCGATCTGCACCTTGGAATTCGAAGATCACCGGCCTCTCTATGACTGGGTGGTCGAACAGGCCGACGCGCCGCACCGGCCCCAACAGATCGAATTTGCCCGTTTGAACCTGACCTATACCGTCATGAGTAAGCGAAGGCTGCTGGAATTGGTCAGCAAAAAACTGGTGACCGGATGGGACGATCCGCGCCTGCCGACGATCAAGGGCCTGCGCCGCCGCGGCTATACCCCGGAAGCGATTCGAGCCTTCTGTGAACATATCGGGGTCGCCAAGCGCGAGGCCACTGTCGAGATGCAACTGCTCGAACACTTCATTCGCGAGGACCTGAACAAGCGAGCGCCGCGCGTTATGGCAGTCCTGCGGCCGCTCAAGGTCATCCTCGACAACTATCCCGAAGGCCAGTCCGAGGAATTGGGCGCCATCAATAACCCGGAAGATCCCGCGGCAGGGAGCAGACAGGTCCCCTTCTCCCGCGTCCTCTATATCGAGCAGGACGATTTCCGCGAAGATCCGCCCAAGCAATTCTTCCGCCTCGCCCCGGGACGTGAAGTGCGGCTCCGCTACGCCTACATCATCAAATGCGTCGGGGTGACGAAAGATTCGCAGACCGGAGAAATCACGGCACTCCATTGCACCTACGACCCCACGACCATGAGCGGCGCATCCCAGGAGCAACGCAAAGTCAAAGCCACGATCCATTGGGTATCCGCAGACCATGCGGTGAAAGCCGAAGTCCGTCTCTATAATCCTTTACTGACGACCGACCTGGCGAAGGTGCCGCAGGACCAGGATTGGACGACCTATCTCAACCCCACGTCGCTGGAACGAATCACAGGCTGCCTCGTCGAGCCCAGTTTGCAGCAAACGGCACCCGGCGCCCGGTACCAATTCGAACGGCTGGGCTACTTCTGTACCGACCAAGATTCGACAGCAGAGGCGCTGGTCTTCAACCGCACCGTGCCACTCAAGGACGCCTGGGCCAAAATCGAAAAGGCGCAACCCTCCAAGTAA